The genomic region CGCCTTTGAGGACAGCGGCCAGCAGAGCTCCCTGACTGGGGTTCAGCTCCTTGGCGGGGATGCCGTAGTACGCGTACGAGGCTGCCTGGACGCCGTACGCGTCGCGGCCGAACCAAGAAGTGTTGAGATACCCCTCAAGGATCTCCGTCTTGGGCCGCTGGTTGCTGACCTTCAAGGAGAGGAAGAGTTCCTTGATCTTTCGCTCGACGGTTTGGTCCTGGCTCAGATAGGTGTTCTTCACGTACTGCTGCGTGATCGTCGAGCCGCCCTGGGTCTCATCGCCCTTGACGATGTTGACAGCAGCGCGGCCGATGCCCGTCACGGAGACGCCCGAGTCCCTGTAGAAATCCGCGTTCTCCGCCGCGATGACGGCGCGCTGGACGGAATCGGGCACCTGGGAGAGCTTCACGTCCTGCCGGTTCACATCGCCGACGCTCACCATCCGGCTGCCGTCCGCCCAGTAGTAGACGGTGGCCTGCCGGCGCGCGGAGTCGTGCGCGTTCGGGATCTCGACCTGTAGGTAGACGGCGGTCAAGAGGCCGGTGAGGGCGCCGGCGAAGAGCAGGAACAAGCCGGAGATCAGTTTCCAGGAGGGCATCCAGCGCCGCCAGCCCCGCCGGCCGTGCCTGGGGAAGTCGATGGGGCGGCGACGAGCCTTGCGGACTGCTCTCCTACGGTTCTTCGCTCGGCCCGCGCGGCGCCGTGTGCGCTCCGGACCTTCCGACTGGTCCGGGCTTTCCGTGTCGTCCGGACTTCCGATGCGATCCGCGCGGCGTTTGTGGGGCAGCCTCATGGGGGATGCCAACCTCCTCGATCGCGAGTCCGTCACCTCGGGGGCGGTGACGGGCTCGGCGGAGAAGATGATCAGATCGCGTTCGAGGTTGGGCCGTTCATGAAATCTTCATACGCGGCACGGGCTTCAAGGGCTGTCCGGACAGGTCGGTGACGCGGTCGGCGTCGTGCGCCACCGGGAATCACCGGACGGTCGTCAGCGCGTCCAGCAGCTCCAGCTCCCGTGCGGTGAGCCGGATCGTCGCCGCGTCCAGGTTCTCCGCCAGGTGTACGGGCGAACCCGTACCCGGAGTGGGGCACAGCACGGGCGAACGGTGCAGCAGCCACGCCCGCCGCGCGCAGCTGCCCGGCGGTGACCGTGTCCAGCCCGATGTGCCGGATCTTGCCCTCCGCACGCAACTGGGCCAGTGCGCCCAGATGTTCCGCCATCGGCACCGCGGGGTCGAAGCGGTGCAGCTGGTACAGGCCGATCCGCTCCACGCGCAGCCGCCGCAGGCTCGCCTCGGACATCGCCCGCAACTGCTCGGGGCGCCCCGCCACATGCCACTGATCGGGACCGATGCGCACCACCCCGCTCTTGGTGGCGACGACGAGCTGCTCCCCGTACGGGCGCAGGGCGTCGGCGATCAGCTCCTCGGCCAGGTCGGGGCCGTAGTTGTCGGCGGTGTCGATGAGGGCGACTCCGCGCTCCACCGCCGTACGCAGCAGCTCCCGGGCCTCGGCGCGCCCGCCGCGCGGGCCTCAGTAGCCGGGGCCGACCAGACCGCCCGTACCGAAACCGGGCCGCCGCACGGGCAGGTCCCCACCGAGCGCGAATACCTCGTTCACCATGCCCCGACGGTAACGCGGGGCCCCGGATGTGCCAGGCTCTGGGCATGCGTTACATCATCATCGGCGCGGGCGCGGTGGGCGCCACCATCGGCGGACGGCTCGCGGAGGCGGGCGGCGAGGTCGTCCTCGTCGCGCGCGGCGCTCACGCGCAGGCCCTGCGGGCGGACGGCCTGCGGCTCACGACGGCCGGCGGGACGCGGGTGCACCGGCTGCCCGTGGCCTCCGGACCGGCCGAACTGGGCGAACTGCGGCCGGACGACGTGCTGTTGCTGACGGTGAAGACCCAGGACGCCGTCGCCGCGCTCGACGCGTGGGGCGACGCGGAGGTCGCGGGCGGCGGTACTGCGGCGCAGCGGCTGCCGGTGCTGTGCGCGCAGAACGGCGTGGAGAGCGAGCGGCTGGCGCTACGGCGCTTCGCGCGGGTGTACGGGGTGTGCGTATGGCTGCCCTCCACCTTCCTGGAGCCGGGCGTGGTCTCGGCGCTGTGCACGCCGCTGACCGGCATCCTGCACGTGGGCCTGGCGGCGGGCGGCACGGACGCCGTGTCCCGCGCTGTCGCGGCGGACCTCGGGAAGGCCGGCTTCGAGGCGCCGGTGGTCGAGGACGTGATGCGGTGGAAGTACGCGAAGCTCCTGGGGAACCTGGGCAACGCGATCCAGGCCACGACGGGCCCCGAGCCGGACGCCGCGAAGGCGGCGCTGCTGGGGCGGGCCGCCGGCGAGGCGAAGGCGGCCTTCGCGGCCGCGGGCATCGCGTACGCCTCGGAGGCCGAGCAGGCCGAAGCGCGCGACGGCAAGGTGAACCAGCCGCCGGGGATTCGGGGCGGGTCGTCGTGGCAGAGCCTGGCGCGGGGGACGGGGTCGGTCGAGGCCGACTACCTCAACGGGGAGATCTCTCTGCTGGGCCGGCTGCACGGGGTGCCGACGCCGGTGAACGACGTGCTGCGGCACGCGGCGAACATCTTCGCCCGCGAGGGCCTGCCGCCGGGCGCGATGTCCATCGAGGACCTGACCGCCCTGGCCGACGAGGCCGCGGCCCGGTCCTGACCCCGGCGGGGCGCGGCTACGCCGACAGGGCGGGGAGGCGGGCCGGGGCCGAGGCGGCGGCGTCGTAGCGGCGCAGCAGCAGGCGGGCCAGTTCCGGGGCCGCGCCGAGGACCGGCGCGATCACGTCCGCGCCCGCGGCTTCGGCGCCCGCCGCGATGCGGTCCGGGAGCCGCCCCGGGGCGATGACGTAGGGAGCCACCGCCACCCGGGCGAAGCCCTCGGCACGCAGGGCCCGTACGGCGTCTTCCGTACGGGGAAGGGCAGCGGAGGCGAACGCAGGCCGCACGGCGCACCAACCGGTGTGCCGCCACTCCCGCGCGGTTTCAGCGATCGCTGCGATCGCCTCCGGGTCTGTGGAACCGGCGGACGCGAGCACCACCGCGGTGGTGGCGCGGTCCGCCGGGGTGAGTCCGGCCTCGGCCAGCCGGCGTTCGAGGGCCGAGACGAGGAGCGGGGACGGGCCGAGGACATCGGCCACCCGGACCGACAGCCCCGGCAGCCGGGCCGTCGACTCGGCCAGCGCCGCCGGGATGTCGGACTTCGCGTGGAACGCCCGGGTGAGCAGGAGCGGCAGTGCCACGACGTCCCGTACGCCCGACAGGTACAGCGAGGACAGAACCTGCCCCACGGACGGGGTGTTGAAGTCCAGGAAGGCCGTCTCCACCCGCAGCCCGGGCCGCAGCGCCCGGGCCCGCCCGGTGAGGGCGTGCACGGTCGCCGCGTGCCGCGGGTCGCGGCTGCCGTGGGCTATGACCAGGAGTGCCGGCGCGGGGGACACGGGACTCACTTGACCAGCAGGCCGCGGCTGCGCAGCACCCAGCGCTCGACCGGGCTGAAGATCAGCAGGTCGATGGCGATGCCGACGACGAGGATGAGGATGATCGCGAGGAAGACGCCGGGCAGGTCGATGTTGTTGCGGCCGTTCTCCAGCAGCTGGCCCAGGCCCAGGCCGAGGTCGGGGGAGCTGGCGATGATCTCGGCGGCCATCAGGGAGCGCCAGGAGAAGGCCCAGCCCTGCTTGAGGCCGGCCAGGTAGCCGGGCAGTGCGGCCGGCATGACCACGTGCCGGGCACCGCTCAGCCCGGTGGCGCCCAGGGTGCGGCCGGCCCGCAGGTAGAGGGGCGGGATCTGGTCGATGCCGGAGACGAGGCCGTTGGCGATGGACGGGACGGCGCCCAGCAGGATCACCGTGTACATCATGGCGTCGTTGAGGCCGAACCAGAGTACCGCCGGTGGCACCCAGGCGACCGAGGGCAGGGACTGCAGGCCCTGCAGGATCGGGCCGATCGCGGCGCGGACGAACTTCACCCGGGCGACGAGGAGGCCGAGCGGGGTGCCGATGGCCAGGGCGAGGAGGAAGCCGAGCAGGCCGCGGGAGACGCTGGTCCAGATGATGTCCAGGAGCGTGCCCTTGAGCCACATGCCGGACAGGCTGTCCCATACGGCGGACAGGGCGGGGAGTTTGGTCTCCTCGGTGACCTTGGCCGCGACGAGGATCTGCCAGACCAGCAGGACGAGGCCGACGGCCAGGAACGGCGGCAGGACCTTCTTGACGAGGAGTTCGCGGACGGGGGTGCGGTGGGTCTGGACCGCGTCCAGGGCGTCGAGGCCGGCCTCCAGGCCCGCCAGGTCGTCCGTCTTCGCCTTCGTGTCAGTGCTGGCCATGGCGGCGGATCTCCCCACGCAGGTGTTCAGTGATCTCAAGGGACAGTTCCGCGACGTCCGCGTCCTCGATGCGGCGCGGCTGGGCGATGTCCACGGTCCATTCCTTGGCGACCCGGCCGGGCCGCGAGGAGAGCAGGACCACCCGCTGGGCGAGGCGCACGGCCTCGCGGACGTTGTGGGTGACGAACAGGACGGACAGCGAGGTCTCGGCCCAGATGCGGGTGAGTTCGCCGTGCAGTACGTCCCGGGTGATGGCGTCGAGCGCGGCGAACGGCTCGTCCATCAGCAGGAGCTGGCTGTCCTGGGCGAGCGCGCGGGCCAGGGCGACGCGCTGGCGCATGCCGCCGGACAGTTCGTGGACGCGCTTGCCGTAGGCGCCGCCGAGGCGGACCAGCTCCAGGAGGCGTTCGGCTTCGGGCTTGCGGTCGGTCTTGGGCAGCCCGCGCAGGCGCAGGGCGAGTTCGATGTTCTTGCCCGCGGTCAGCCACGGGAACAGGGCGTGCTCCTGGAACATCAGGGCGGGACGGCCGCCGGGGGTTTCGATGGTGCCCGCGCTGGGCTTGTCGAGACCGGCGACCAGGTTCAGCAGGGTGGACTTGCCGCATCCGGAGGCCCCCAGGATGGTGACGAACTCGCCGGGAGCGACATCGAGGCTGATGTCGTCCAGGACGAGCTGCGATCCGGCCGGGCCGGAGAAGGACTTCGAGACGTGCTCGATGCGCGCGGCGTGCGTGTGCTCCGCTGCGATGCCCTCGGCAGCCTTGGCGAGCGTGGTGGCCATGGTCGTCACCTCCTGGGGTTGCTGGATTTCGGGGTTACTTGGCGCCGAGACCGGCGTCGGAGACCTCGGGCTTGCCGGCGGCCTTGAGGACCTTGTTCAGCAGCGTCAGGTCGTAGATCCCGGCCAGGTCGGGCTGCTCGATGAGCTTGGCCTTGACGGCCCACTCGGACTCGGTCTTCAGCGTCGTCGCCAGCGGGTCGTCGGTGACCAGGATGGACGGCCACGCCGGGTCGATGACCTTGGCGTCGAGTGCCTTGCCGCTCTCCGCCTGCAGCTTCGCGTTGGCGGAGGCCTTCGCCTTGTCCGGGTTCGCGTTGATCCACTCGTTGGTCTTCACCGTGCCCGCCAGGACGGCCTCGACGACGTCCGGGTGCTCCTTGAGGAACTTCTGCGACACGATGACGTTCGTGATCACGAACTTCTTGTCGGGCCACAGGGCGGTCTCGTCGAGGAGTACGGAGCCGCCGTCGGAGACGAGCTTGGAGGCCGTGGGCTCGGGCACCCAGGCGCCGTCGATCGAGCCCTGCTTGAAGGCGTCCGGGGTGACCTTGTTGTCCGTGCGGACGACGGAGACGTCACCCTTGCCGGACTCCGGGTCGACCGACCAGCCCTTCTCGGAGATCCAGTTGAGGAACGCGACGTCCTGGGTGTTCCCCTTCTGCGGGGTGGCGATCTTCTTGCCCCTGAGGTCGTCCAGGGTCTTGATCTTGTCCGGGTTCACGACCAGCTTGACGCCGCCGGAGGCGGAGCCGGAGATGATCCGCAGGTTGGTGCCCCTGGACTTCACGTAGGCGTTGATCGACGGCGAGGGGCCGATGAAGCCGATGTCGAGAGAGCCGCCGTTGAGGGCCTCGATCTCGGACGGACCGGCGTTG from Streptomyces sp. NBC_00190 harbors:
- a CDS encoding ABC transporter permease, which codes for MASTDTKAKTDDLAGLEAGLDALDAVQTHRTPVRELLVKKVLPPFLAVGLVLLVWQILVAAKVTEETKLPALSAVWDSLSGMWLKGTLLDIIWTSVSRGLLGFLLALAIGTPLGLLVARVKFVRAAIGPILQGLQSLPSVAWVPPAVLWFGLNDAMMYTVILLGAVPSIANGLVSGIDQIPPLYLRAGRTLGATGLSGARHVVMPAALPGYLAGLKQGWAFSWRSLMAAEIIASSPDLGLGLGQLLENGRNNIDLPGVFLAIILILVVGIAIDLLIFSPVERWVLRSRGLLVK
- a CDS encoding ketopantoate reductase family protein, with product MRYIIIGAGAVGATIGGRLAEAGGEVVLVARGAHAQALRADGLRLTTAGGTRVHRLPVASGPAELGELRPDDVLLLTVKTQDAVAALDAWGDAEVAGGGTAAQRLPVLCAQNGVESERLALRRFARVYGVCVWLPSTFLEPGVVSALCTPLTGILHVGLAAGGTDAVSRAVAADLGKAGFEAPVVEDVMRWKYAKLLGNLGNAIQATTGPEPDAAKAALLGRAAGEAKAAFAAAGIAYASEAEQAEARDGKVNQPPGIRGGSSWQSLARGTGSVEADYLNGEISLLGRLHGVPTPVNDVLRHAANIFAREGLPPGAMSIEDLTALADEAAARS
- a CDS encoding aliphatic sulfonate ABC transporter substrate-binding protein, translated to MPATAITTGDTRTTRSSLRRGVVAAAALPLLIGALASCGYGSQAQKTEDKTANAAATGGKKLSAAEVRIGYFPNLTHATALVGLQEGLIQKELGGTAIKPQSFNAGPSEIEALNGGSLDIGFIGPSPSINAYVKSRGTNLRIISGSASGGVKLVVNPDKIKTLDDLRGKKIATPQKGNTQDVAFLNWISEKGWSVDPESGKGDVSVVRTDNKVTPDAFKQGSIDGAWVPEPTASKLVSDGGSVLLDETALWPDKKFVITNVIVSQKFLKEHPDVVEAVLAGTVKTNEWINANPDKAKASANAKLQAESGKALDAKVIDPAWPSILVTDDPLATTLKTESEWAVKAKLIEQPDLAGIYDLTLLNKVLKAAGKPEVSDAGLGAK
- a CDS encoding ABC transporter ATP-binding protein, coding for MATTLAKAAEGIAAEHTHAARIEHVSKSFSGPAGSQLVLDDISLDVAPGEFVTILGASGCGKSTLLNLVAGLDKPSAGTIETPGGRPALMFQEHALFPWLTAGKNIELALRLRGLPKTDRKPEAERLLELVRLGGAYGKRVHELSGGMRQRVALARALAQDSQLLLMDEPFAALDAITRDVLHGELTRIWAETSLSVLFVTHNVREAVRLAQRVVLLSSRPGRVAKEWTVDIAQPRRIEDADVAELSLEITEHLRGEIRRHGQH
- a CDS encoding sirohydrochlorin chelatase; this encodes MSPAPALLVIAHGSRDPRHAATVHALTGRARALRPGLRVETAFLDFNTPSVGQVLSSLYLSGVRDVVALPLLLTRAFHAKSDIPAALAESTARLPGLSVRVADVLGPSPLLVSALERRLAEAGLTPADRATTAVVLASAGSTDPEAIAAIAETAREWRHTGWCAVRPAFASAALPRTEDAVRALRAEGFARVAVAPYVIAPGRLPDRIAAGAEAAGADVIAPVLGAAPELARLLLRRYDAAASAPARLPALSA